A single region of the Deltaproteobacteria bacterium genome encodes:
- a CDS encoding sigma-54 dependent transcriptional regulator → METILIVDDEKNYPPILAAVMEEEGYESLMANSGEEALNILKHSDVDLVLTDMKMPAMDGIALLENVKKKDPELPVIMMTAYGTVEKAVEAMQKGAYSYIMKPFDNESLIVYVNKAISMYRVIKENRRLRQTVESQYSFGNIIGKSKKMQAVFDTIRKIAPASATVLIEGESGTGKDLVAKSIHFNGPRRDYPFVAVNCTALAESLLESELFGHERGAFTGAVSSKKGRFELADGGTLFLDEIGELSPSLQVKLLRVLQDKVFERVGGIRQVSVNFRLIAATNKRLKEEVDKGRFREDLFYRLNVVHVNLPPLRERQEDLHLLVDHFIGKYAAERELAPPVRGIEREVEWMFFNYHWPGNVRELENVIERAMILCPNEILKIQDLPRDFRNSISDSQRLDNIPEDAQLFDTLYDIEKMMILRALKLTNNVQSDAAHLLGISKGGLSKKLKKHGIRADDQ, encoded by the coding sequence ATGGAGACGATACTGATAGTTGACGACGAAAAAAATTATCCGCCGATTCTGGCCGCCGTCATGGAGGAGGAAGGATATGAATCGTTGATGGCCAACAGTGGTGAAGAAGCCCTGAACATCCTGAAACACTCGGATGTCGACCTTGTCCTCACCGACATGAAGATGCCCGCCATGGATGGCATCGCACTTTTGGAAAATGTCAAGAAAAAGGATCCGGAGCTCCCGGTAATCATGATGACGGCATACGGCACCGTTGAAAAGGCGGTCGAAGCCATGCAGAAAGGTGCGTACAGTTACATCATGAAGCCCTTCGACAACGAAAGTCTCATCGTCTACGTAAACAAGGCCATCTCCATGTACCGCGTGATCAAAGAGAACCGGCGGCTGAGGCAAACGGTGGAGTCGCAGTACAGTTTTGGAAATATTATCGGCAAAAGCAAAAAGATGCAGGCGGTGTTCGATACCATCCGGAAAATCGCACCGGCCAGTGCCACGGTGCTGATAGAGGGTGAGAGCGGCACAGGCAAAGACCTCGTGGCCAAATCGATTCATTTCAACGGCCCCCGGCGGGATTACCCCTTTGTGGCTGTGAACTGTACCGCTCTTGCCGAAAGCCTCCTCGAAAGCGAATTGTTCGGTCATGAAAGAGGGGCCTTTACAGGTGCGGTGTCATCTAAAAAGGGTCGCTTTGAACTGGCGGACGGCGGGACCCTTTTTCTGGATGAAATCGGTGAACTCTCACCTTCCCTACAGGTAAAACTGCTGCGTGTTCTCCAGGACAAAGTTTTCGAGCGGGTCGGCGGCATACGACAGGTTTCCGTCAATTTTCGGCTTATTGCGGCTACCAACAAACGGTTGAAGGAAGAGGTCGACAAAGGACGTTTCAGAGAGGATCTGTTCTACCGCTTGAATGTCGTCCATGTCAACCTGCCGCCCTTGAGGGAGCGCCAGGAAGATCTTCATCTCTTGGTGGACCATTTCATCGGCAAATACGCCGCTGAAAGAGAGCTGGCCCCCCCGGTAAGGGGCATCGAAAGGGAGGTCGAATGGATGTTCTTCAATTATCACTGGCCTGGAAATGTGCGCGAGCTGGAAAATGTGATCGAACGGGCCATGATCCTTTGCCCCAACGAGATACTCAAGATACAAGACTTACCCAGGGATTTCAGAAATTCCATATCCGATTCACAGCGGCTTGACAACATACCCGAAGACGCCCAGCTTTTCGATACCCTCTATGATATCGAAAAAATGATGATATTGAGGGCGTTGAAGCTCACCAATAATGTTCAGAGCGATGCGGCCCATTTGCTGGGCATCAGTAAGGGCGGATTAAGCAAGAAATTGAAAAAGCACGGTATTCGGGCGGATGATCAGTAA